The window TGGCGAGGATGTCACGAAACATCGTCAGGTCGGGCTTGTAAGAACCGGGAAGGATCTTGATGACGTTTCTGCCCGACCTGAAGATGTAAAAACCCACGCCCGCAGCGATGACGCGAGAGAGCACCGTGCCCATCGCCGCGCCGGCGACGCCGTAGGCGGGCAGCGGGCCGGGGCCGAACATGAACAGGTAGTTGAAGAGCACGTTTAAGACATTGATGCCCGCGGTGATGTAGAGCGGCGTGACGGTGTCGCCCGCGCCCTGCATCAGGCTGTTGTTGACGAAGTTGAAGTTTAAAAAGATGGTGCCCAGGAAGAGAATCTTCAAGTAGGCCGCGCCCAGTTCCACCGCTCTCGGGTCGCCGCCGCTGTTCAAAAAAGTCAGCAGCGGCTCGGCGGCGAACCAGCCGATGACGCTGAGCGTGAGGCCCAAGATCAGCGTGAGCGAGTAGGACTGGCGGGCGACGAAGGAGACGCCTGCCGGGTCGCGCGCGCCGTGCGCCTGCGCCGCCAGGGCCATCGAGCCCGCCGTCACCGCCAGGATGGCGATGAGCACCAGCAGGCGGACGCTGCTTGCCATGCCCACCGCGGCGATCTCCACGGGGCCGAGCCGGCCCGCCATGAATACGTCCACGACGTTGACCATGGTCATGAACAGGTTGGCGACGATGACCGGCAAGGAGAGGCGCCAGACCTGCCCCAGGATGGGCAGGTAGCGGCGGTAGGAGGCCAGACCGGTCATCCGCCCACTCAACCGCCGTGCTAGCCGCTGCCAGTGTAATTCAGGGCGGCCTCGAGCCCGACCTGGAGAAGCTGGCCTTCTACCGGGGCCTCGACGAGTTCTTCTGAGCTAGAGTCCTTCGTAGCGGTAAGTGACGCAAGCGTTGCACGAGAAGCCCCTGACTTCCAGTCCGGGGAGTATGTCACTTTCACCTCCTTTGGTTTCGCCTCATGGTATGATGCATCTCATGAACGCCGGGGTGACTTGGAGAATGCCCGAAGTGCTCGAGCGCGAGGGCATCACGCCCTACCGCCTCAGCAAGGAGTTGGCTCCCCGCCGGGTGTCGAGGACGACCGTCTACCGCTGGGCCAAAGAAGCTCCCGCCTTGCTGGACCTGGAATTGCTGGCCCACATGCTATGGGCGCTGAAACGCATCAGCGGCAAGGAGTTCAGGCTGGAAGATCTGCTCGACATCCGGCCCTCAGCTGAGCCAAACCTCGGGGGTGACGCCGACGCTGAAAGCCGCGCCTCGGTCCTGAGGCGCATCACCAGCGCCGCGCCGACCCGCTACGAACTGCGCCTGGCGGGGAGCGAAAGCCGCCATGTCTTTTGTGCCTTTGACGCGCTGCTCTACGCGCACCTCCTGCAAGAAGCGGTCGCGCTCGAGGCGCGTCCTCCCGTGGGCGCGGCGTTCGCCCTCACCATTCGCCCCGACCGCCCTCCCGCCGAGCCCTACTGGCATTCCTACGTGGAGCCACAGGCGCTCCTGCCCGAGGCGCCGGGCCTGGCCTCGAGCCGCTGCCCCTACCTCCACGTTTTTGAACGGCTACAAGACGCCCAAACCTGGCACGGCGCACTTCCCGCCGACCTCGTCGGGGTCGTCTCGCTCATTGCGCTCGCCGAGGCTTGGGAGAGGGCCAGGGCCCTTGTCGCGGCGATGAGCCGGCCCTAGCCTCTCTTTCTCCTTGGGCCCTCAGCGGTTTCCAGACGCCATCTTGACGGCCTCAGGCAGGCGGCGCAGACGCCCCATGCTCCAGAGGCTGAAGGCCGGGCCGAGTGCCAGGACGGCGAACGCCCAGCCCCAGCCCAGGCTCGCCTCGAGCGGCGGCACCAGGCGGATGCTCAGCAGCGTCAGCAGAAAGCCCAGGCTCGTCTGCACCGTCAGGGCCGTGCCCACGTAGCGCGGGTCGGCGAGCTCGCTCACCGCCGCGCTGAACTGGGCGCTGTCGGCGATCACCGCGAAACCCCAGATGAGGCAGAGCGCGGTCAGAAGGAGCGGCGAATGAAAGAGAAAACCCGCCGTGAGCGCGCAGGCTCCGGAGACGACCAGGCTCGAGGAGGCGACGCGCACTCTCCCCCAGCGGTCGGCCAGAAGCCCCGCCAGGACGCAGCCGATCCCCCCCACGGCGATGACCGAAAAGCCCGCCAGACGCGCCGAGGCTTCGCTCAGGCCCGCCTGCTCATAACTCGCCAAGAGAAAGAGCGGCACCCAGGCCCACATCGCGTAGAGCTCCCACATGTGGCCGAGATAGCCGAAGTTGGCGAGACGCACGCCGCGGTTGGTGACGACCTCGGCGGCGTAGCGCCAGTTCAGCCTGGGCGCCGGCGCCAGGAAGGGGCCGCTGCGGATGAAGAGGGCGGCCAGCAGCGCCGCGACAAGGGCCAATCCCGAGGACAAGAGCAGGACCGGCCGCCAGTCCGGCAAGCCGGCGCCCAGGAGCGGCAGGGCGTTCAGAAGATGGGGCGTGGCCGAACCGACGCTCAAAGCGCCGACGAGCAGACCGATGCAGAGGCCGCGGTCGGCCTGGCACCAGGTCGCCATCAGCTTCATCCCCGGTGGGTAGACCCCGGCCAGGGTCGCGCCCGTCAGAAAGCGCAGGAGCAGCGCCCCCTCCGGCGTCATCCCGGGCAGGGCGATGGCGGCGTTTAGGCCCGCGCCGAGAAGCGCGCAGGCGCTAAAGAGCCAGCGCGCCGAGAGGCGGTCGGCGAGGTTGAGCACGGCGCTGACCACAGCCCCGGCCACAAAGCCGAGCTGCACGCTCATGGTCAGCCAGGACCTCTGCGCGCCGCTCAGGCTCCACTCGGCGGTGAGCTGTGGCACGACCGCCGAGGCGGAAAACCACAGCGACATCGCCAGGAGCTCGGCCAGGGCGAGCAGCCACAGGCTGCGCCATTTGCCGGGAAGGCTGGGCACGGCTAGGCGCGAATATCGCCTCGAGCGAGCCCCTGCCCCTCCAGCAGCGCGCCAAGTTCCCGGCCTTGCGCCTCGCTCACGTCCCGCAGAGGGGCGCGCGGATAGCCTGCCGGCAGGCCCCGAGCGCGCATCGCCGCCTTGAGCCCGGCCACGCCGTAGCGTGCGGTGACGGCGAGCGCCAGCGGGTTGGTGCGCAACTGCAAGGCGCGCGCCTCGGCTATCTCGCCTCTCTGAAAGTGCTTTAAAATCGCTCCATAAGCTTGCGGCGCCACATTGGCGACCGCCAGGATGCCGCCCCTCGCGCCCAGCGAGAGCGCGGGCAGCAGCGTCGGCGCGTTGCCGGTAAGCACCGTGAACTCCTCCGGCACCCGGCGCATGATCTCGGTGAGGGCAACGATGTTGCCGCTCGAGTCCTTGAGGCCGTGGATGTTCTCGTGCCCAGCCAGCCTCTCGATGAGCGCGGGCGACAGGCCGATGGTGGTGTTGGCGGGCACGTTGTAGAGCAGGAGCGGGACGGAGCAACTCCCGGCCAGTGCCTCATAGTGCGTCGCTAAGGTCTCATCGTTCATGCGGCCCTGATAGTAAAAGGGCGGCAGGACGAGGACGCAGTCCGCGCCGGCCTCCGCGGCCAGGCGGTTGCGCTCGGCCACCAGCCAGGTCGCCTCACCGCCGGTGCCGGCGATCATCGGCTTGTCCCGGGGGATGGCCTCACGGGCCGCCGCCAGCACCTCGCGGCGCTCGTCCTCGGCGAGGTAGACCGCCTCGCCGTTGCTGCCCAGGACGAGAAAGCCGTCCACCTGGGGTGCAAGCGCGCGCAGGACGCGCTGCAAGCCGCCCAGGTCGAGCTTTCCCGCAGCGTCGAAGGGGGTGGGCACGGGGGGAATGATGCCGCCGAGGGTAGGAATATCCGCCATAGCTCATCCTACCCCGGCGGCCGTCACGCCACCTCTAGATGGATCGAGAGGTGGATCGAGAGCCGCATCAAGAAGCCGGGCCCACCACATGTGGCGGGCCCGCTAAAAGCTGGTCCTCGAGAGCTAGCTCTTGAGGTCGTCCTTGGCCTTTTCGGTCTCGCGTTTGGCGGTCTCCTTGCCCTGTTCGGCCGCTTTGCCGGCGACGTCCTTGGCCTTTTCGGCGGCGCTCTTGGCTTCGTTGGCCAAGGAGTCCAGAGAGCTCTGCGCCTTCTGGGCCTCGTCGCCCAAGCCCTGCTTGCCGGCTTCTTCCTTGACGGTGTCGACCACCTCGCTGACGGTCTCCTCCGCGATGTGCTGAGCCTTTTGGACGGCCTCTTGCACCCGTCCCCGGGCGTTTTCGAAGAGGTGATCCCTGGTCTCGCCCATGAGCTCGTTCTCTTTGCGCGTGGAGGGGACCATGAGGCCTATCGCCGCGCCGAGCAGGAGCGCCATGGCGCCGACCACCAAGGGATGCTCCTCGAGCATCTGATCGACGCCCTGTTTGGCCTGCCGGGTGCCGTAGCGCGCCTGGTCGCGGAGGTAGCGCGCCTGGTCACTCACGAACTCCGCGCCCTCGCCCACCCCCTCGCGGACGGTGTCGGCGACATGCTCTGCCTGCTCTCTGACGCCGCTGGCGGCGTCCCCGACCCGGTCGCCCAGTTCGCTGGCCCGGTCTCTGACTTCGCTGCCCAACTCGCTGGCGCGGTCTCTGGCCTCATGGGCGACCTGACCTGCCCGCTCACCGACCTGGCTGCCGACCCGGCCGGCCTGCCGCCTGACGTCACCCGCGGCTTGCCCGGCCCGCCGCGAGAGGTCACGGCCTCTCTCCCTGATGCCGCCCTGATAGCCCTGACCGTAGTAGCGGCCTTCGTCGTAGTCGTCGCGGCCGTAGTAGTTCTGGGAGTAATCCTCGTCGGAGGAGCCCCTCAACTTGTTCAGCAAGAACCAGCCCAGACCCACGGTGAGCAGCGCCGGCACAGGATTATGCCGGACCGAATCGAGGAGGCTGGAGAGACCGCCGGACTCCTCATAGTCATAGTCGTAGTCATAATCGTCGCGGTTTCGGTCGTAGGGATTCGCCGGGTCGTAGACCTCGCTGTAGAATTGCCCCTGGCCGTAGCCGCCGTCGATCCTGTCCATGTCCCTGTCCATATCTCTGTCCATGTCACTCCTTTGATAGCTCGAGCCGTAGTAGGACTCTCGAGCGTAACGGCCCGCCCCTAGGCCGTCTTGGCCATAGGAGGAGTAGTCGTAGTCGCGGCGCGGCCCGTAGCTTGAACGGCCATGGTTCATCCCGTAGTCCGCACGGTAGGAGCCGCGAGAGGAGCCCCGAGAGGAAGCGCGGGATGAACCCTTGGCTCTACCCAGCATGACCAAGCCGACACCCAAACCCACGCCTATCGCCGACGCCGACAGAGGATTGGACCTGACCCACTCGGTCAGCTCGGCGCTCACCTCGCCGATCTTTTCGCCGGTGTCGTGAACTCTCTCTTCTACACCCTCGACGACACTGTCCTTGACGCCGATAATCTTCTCCCGCGCCTGCTCTTTGACGTTTTCGAAGGCGTCTTGCGCCTGCTCTTTGGCCTGCGCCTTGAGGTACTCGGGGTTCAACTTGTCCTGAAGCTCGTCGACCGTCTTGCTCATGTCGGCCCGAGTCCGCTCTATATCGGCCTTGATTTCCTCGGGTGTCTTGTCCCCGGGGTCGGCCGGATTCACCTTGTCATCCTGGTTCATTTGAGTTGCTCCTTCGCCCATTCCTTGTCTTCCTGAAGCGACTCGATGGTCTTTTCCGGCACCGGGTTCAACCGCTTCAGGTCGCTGAGGCCCCTTTGGATAAAGATGTAGCCGACGCCGAGAAACAGCAGCGTCACGATGAGCGCCGATATCCATAGCGGAACCAAGAAGGTGAGCACGATGATGAGGAAGGCGATGAGCGCCAGGTAGCCTCCCAAGGCGAGAACGCCCCCTATCGCCAGGGAAACGGCGTCTTTGGCGGCCCGCGAGACCTTTTGGTTCACCTCGGCCTTGGCCAGGGCTATTTCCTGACTGAGCAGCGTGGTGACGCCCTGAGAGAGCTCCGAAAAGAGCTCGCCCAGCGGACGGTCGCCACTGCTCGCCGGAGCTGCCACGCGCGGAGCCTCGGCCGGCGCACGAGGGTCCTCGAGCCTGGGAGCGGTATCGGTTCGCACCTTGGGCGGTGTCGGCGTGTCGTCCTTGGGAGGCATCATCCCTCCTTCGACTCGTCCGTCTGGCCGCCGGTCTCGTTGCGGAGGCTGTTACGGGCGTCGTACCGGTCGCCCCTGTAGTCACCCCTGTAGTCGCCACCGTAGCCGCCACCGTAGCTTCCCCCGCGGCTCATGCTGCTCGCCGAGCTCTTCAAAAAGCGCGAGGCGAGCAGGCCCACGGCCACCGCGCCGCCGATAAAGAGCGCGGGCTGACGGCGGGCCATGTTCTCGAGGTCGCCGATCATCGCGCCCATGTCCTTGTCGCGGAGGTAGCCCG is drawn from Deinococcota bacterium and contains these coding sequences:
- a CDS encoding alkylmercury lyase family protein — translated: MMHLMNAGVTWRMPEVLEREGITPYRLSKELAPRRVSRTTVYRWAKEAPALLDLELLAHMLWALKRISGKEFRLEDLLDIRPSAEPNLGGDADAESRASVLRRITSAAPTRYELRLAGSESRHVFCAFDALLYAHLLQEAVALEARPPVGAAFALTIRPDRPPAEPYWHSYVEPQALLPEAPGLASSRCPYLHVFERLQDAQTWHGALPADLVGVVSLIALAEAWERARALVAAMSRP
- a CDS encoding MFS transporter; the protein is MSLWFSASAVVPQLTAEWSLSGAQRSWLTMSVQLGFVAGAVVSAVLNLADRLSARWLFSACALLGAGLNAAIALPGMTPEGALLLRFLTGATLAGVYPPGMKLMATWCQADRGLCIGLLVGALSVGSATPHLLNALPLLGAGLPDWRPVLLLSSGLALVAALLAALFIRSGPFLAPAPRLNWRYAAEVVTNRGVRLANFGYLGHMWELYAMWAWVPLFLLASYEQAGLSEASARLAGFSVIAVGGIGCVLAGLLADRWGRVRVASSSLVVSGACALTAGFLFHSPLLLTALCLIWGFAVIADSAQFSAAVSELADPRYVGTALTVQTSLGFLLTLLSIRLVPPLEASLGWGWAFAVLALGPAFSLWSMGRLRRLPEAVKMASGNR
- a CDS encoding dihydrodipicolinate synthase family protein, whose product is MADIPTLGGIIPPVPTPFDAAGKLDLGGLQRVLRALAPQVDGFLVLGSNGEAVYLAEDERREVLAAAREAIPRDKPMIAGTGGEATWLVAERNRLAAEAGADCVLVLPPFYYQGRMNDETLATHYEALAGSCSVPLLLYNVPANTTIGLSPALIERLAGHENIHGLKDSSGNIVALTEIMRRVPEEFTVLTGNAPTLLPALSLGARGGILAVANVAPQAYGAILKHFQRGEIAEARALQLRTNPLALAVTARYGVAGLKAAMRARGLPAGYPRAPLRDVSEAQGRELGALLEGQGLARGDIRA
- a CDS encoding DUF3618 domain-containing protein, whose translation is MNQDDKVNPADPGDKTPEEIKADIERTRADMSKTVDELQDKLNPEYLKAQAKEQAQDAFENVKEQAREKIIGVKDSVVEGVEERVHDTGEKIGEVSAELTEWVRSNPLSASAIGVGLGVGLVMLGRAKGSSRASSRGSSRGSYRADYGMNHGRSSYGPRRDYDYSSYGQDGLGAGRYARESYYGSSYQRSDMDRDMDRDMDRIDGGYGQGQFYSEVYDPANPYDRNRDDYDYDYDYEESGGLSSLLDSVRHNPVPALLTVGLGWFLLNKLRGSSDEDYSQNYYGRDDYDEGRYYGQGYQGGIRERGRDLSRRAGQAAGDVRRQAGRVGSQVGERAGQVAHEARDRASELGSEVRDRASELGDRVGDAASGVREQAEHVADTVREGVGEGAEFVSDQARYLRDQARYGTRQAKQGVDQMLEEHPLVVGAMALLLGAAIGLMVPSTRKENELMGETRDHLFENARGRVQEAVQKAQHIAEETVSEVVDTVKEEAGKQGLGDEAQKAQSSLDSLANEAKSAAEKAKDVAGKAAEQGKETAKRETEKAKDDLKS
- a CDS encoding phage holin family protein; protein product: MMPPKDDTPTPPKVRTDTAPRLEDPRAPAEAPRVAAPASSGDRPLGELFSELSQGVTTLLSQEIALAKAEVNQKVSRAAKDAVSLAIGGVLALGGYLALIAFLIIVLTFLVPLWISALIVTLLFLGVGYIFIQRGLSDLKRLNPVPEKTIESLQEDKEWAKEQLK